The proteins below come from a single Chitinophaga pinensis DSM 2588 genomic window:
- the nadC gene encoding carboxylating nicotinate-nucleotide diphosphorylase, with the protein MLQEPALTELIRNALAEDIGNGDHSTLACIPADARGGARLKIKEDGILAGMEVAQAVFQMLDSNSIFRPFKKDGDVMKSGEIAFEVDASIHTLLMGERLVLNCMQRMSGIATLTRSYVDVLKGYHTRLLDTRKTTPNFRLLEKEAVRIGGGVNHRMGLYDMVMLKDNHIDFAGGITAAVTKTVAYLQQQQLPLQIEVETRNLEDVKEVLAIGQIHRIMLDNFSPALLKEALALIDGRYETEASGGINLDTLEAYAKTGVDYVSAGAVIHHAVSLDLSLKAI; encoded by the coding sequence ATGTTACAGGAACCAGCATTAACTGAGCTTATTCGCAACGCACTGGCAGAAGATATAGGGAATGGCGACCATTCCACTTTAGCGTGTATTCCGGCTGATGCCAGAGGTGGCGCCAGACTGAAAATAAAAGAAGACGGTATACTGGCCGGAATGGAAGTAGCGCAGGCTGTTTTCCAAATGCTGGACAGTAATTCCATTTTTCGGCCATTCAAGAAAGACGGCGATGTCATGAAGTCGGGAGAGATTGCATTTGAAGTGGACGCATCGATCCATACCTTATTGATGGGAGAACGCCTGGTATTGAACTGTATGCAGAGAATGAGTGGTATTGCCACACTTACCCGCAGCTATGTCGACGTCCTGAAAGGCTATCATACCCGCCTGCTGGACACCCGGAAAACCACTCCTAATTTCCGCCTGCTTGAGAAAGAAGCTGTACGCATCGGAGGCGGTGTCAATCACCGTATGGGACTCTATGATATGGTCATGCTGAAAGATAATCACATCGATTTTGCAGGAGGTATCACCGCCGCTGTTACCAAAACAGTCGCTTATCTGCAACAGCAACAATTGCCCTTACAGATAGAAGTGGAAACGCGTAACCTGGAGGATGTGAAAGAAGTGCTTGCCATCGGACAAATCCACCGTATCATGCTGGACAACTTCTCTCCTGCCCTGCTCAAAGAAGCCCTGGCACTCATAGATGGCCGGTACGAAACAGAAGCATCCGGCGGTATCAATCTCGATACACTGGAAGCATATGCCAAAACAGGCGTTGATTACGTCTCCGCCGGAGCTGTGATTCATCACGCAGTTAGTCTTGATCTTAGTTTAAAAGCAATATAA
- a CDS encoding DUF4783 domain-containing protein has protein sequence MKKLLYGLGVVLFGVIITAFTLSAANLKAPAAGPFDDVVTAIKQGDAGALSRYLDNTVEISMAGKSNSYSKAQAEIILKDFFSKNQVKTFELIHQVQSTNGSRVGIANVGTSGGAYRTSFFLQMKGGSMVLNELRFENK, from the coding sequence ATGAAAAAGTTATTGTATGGGCTTGGAGTTGTGCTGTTTGGCGTCATTATCACTGCATTTACACTATCAGCCGCTAACTTAAAAGCTCCTGCAGCAGGCCCATTCGATGACGTGGTAACTGCAATCAAACAAGGCGATGCAGGCGCACTATCCCGCTACCTGGACAACACAGTAGAAATCAGCATGGCCGGTAAATCTAATTCTTACAGCAAAGCACAGGCAGAAATTATCCTGAAAGATTTCTTCTCCAAAAATCAGGTGAAAACGTTTGAACTGATTCACCAGGTGCAGAGCACAAACGGTTCCAGAGTTGGTATTGCCAATGTTGGTACCTCCGGCGGCGCTTACCGTACTTCCTTCTTTTTGCAGATGAAAGGCGGTTCTATGGTGCTGAACGAGCTTCGTTTCGAGAACAAATAA